Within the Vibrio tasmaniensis genome, the region ATCGGCTTGTTGAATATGTTGTGCTTGGTCTTGCTCCCAACGCTGTTTAATCTCTTGGTCGTAGTTGAGGTAAAGCTTGTTATCAACAATCGTCCATTGGTTCGGGTCTCCGGGTGCAAAATCACTTTTTGCTGATACTGCCCAAGCGCAATAGCCACCATATTGAGGGGCATATTTTTCAGGATTATTAACAAATAAAGTCAGATTCTTTTCAGAAGAGAAATACCAGTCCGCACCCTTGTACTCGGTGCTGAATTTTTTACTGCCTTCGACGGGGTTGCCTGAAGTGAAATACGCGACAGTATCGTAGCCATCGAGTGCCTTGCTGCTAAAGAATCCGGTGTAGATTTCATCGGCGGCAAATACATACGGGCTAACAAGTAGCATGACCATGGTTAATAGTTTTCTCATGATGGACTCCATCTATAGATTGATTGCGGGTGATAAATCGAAGGTAAAGCGCTGTTGATTTATCCGACATGGCTTAATGGGTTCACAAGGCGAGCCGGGTGCGTAAAACATCGAGGCTTTGCCGTGTAGATTGCGTAAGTGTGTAAAGCTCACCGTATGTG harbors:
- a CDS encoding YHS domain-containing (seleno)protein yields the protein MRKLLTMVMLLVSPYVFAADEIYTGFFSSKALDGYDTVAYFTSGNPVEGSKKFSTEYKGADWYFSSEKNLTLFVNNPEKYAPQYGGYCAWAVSAKSDFAPGDPNQWTIVDNKLYLNYDQEIKQRWEQDQAQHIQQADKVWPQLIK